The window GCAAGGCCGTGGACCACGAAGTGGAGGGTCCGCACGTGACCATCGGCGTCGACCTGGCCAAGAAGTTCGGTGAAAGCCCCGAAGTCCTGCACGCCATCGCTGCGCATCACGGGGATGAAGAGCCGGAGACCGTGGAGGCGGTGTTGGTTCAGGCCGCCGACGCCATCTCGGCCGCCCGTCCGGGAGCACGGCGCGAAACGTTGGAGGCCTATGTCAAGCGACTGACCAAGCTCGAGGAAATAGCGAACTCCTTCTCCGGAGTCGAGAAGGCTTTTGCGATCCAGGCCGGCCGTGAGATCCGGATCATGGTCAAGCCGGACAAAGTGGACGACTTGGGTGCGGTCCGTCTTGTCCGTGATATCGCGCGTAAGGTCGAAAACGAACTTGAATATCCGGGCCAGATCAAAGTCGTCATTATCCGTGAGACCCGGGTGGTCGAGTATGCCAAATAGATAGGCCGGGAGTAGGGGAATGCCGTGCGGCTTCTGATGATCGGCGACGTCGTGGGCCGACCCGGACGCAGGGCTTGCCGGATGGAGGTGGAGCGCCTGGTCCGGGAGTTCGGCGCAGACCTGGTGATCGCGAACGGAGAGAATGTGGCGGGAGGCAACGGAATCACTCGGGAAACAGCGGATGAACTCTTCTCCTGTGGGATCGACGTGCTCACCATGGGTAACCACGTCTGGGACAAGAAAGAGATTCTGGGCTTCATCGAGCACGAGGCCCGGCTCATCCGCCCGGCCAATTACCCTCCCGGCACTCCGGGGGTGGGATATGCGGTCTATCGCACCCGTGAAAACCAGCCGGTCGCCGTCGTCAACCTCTCGGGACGGGTTTACCTGGCTAATTTGGAATGCCCGTTCCGCACGGTAAGCCGTATCCTGGACGACATCAGAAAGTACACGCCGGTGGTGCTGGTGGATTTTCACGCCGAGGCCACTTCCGAAAAAATCG of the Bacillota bacterium genome contains:
- a CDS encoding TIGR00282 family metallophosphoesterase, with product MRLLMIGDVVGRPGRRACRMEVERLVREFGADLVIANGENVAGGNGITRETADELFSCGIDVLTMGNHVWDKKEILGFIEHEARLIRPANYPPGTPGVGYAVYRTRENQPVAVVNLSGRVYLANLECPFRTVSRILDDIRKYTPVVLVDFHAEATSEKIAMGWYLDGKVSAVCGTHTHVQTADERILPRGTAYISDVGMTGPRDSIIGVKAETVLEKFLTQMPRQFQVAGGPYQLNAVLVTVDQDSGKALDISRIQRYEPAS